A window of Rhizobium acidisoli contains these coding sequences:
- a CDS encoding carbohydrate ABC transporter permease — MSNAMRTPAGAISVERYQGAVAEGRFRRLWNANAPGYLFLLPWLIGFFGLTLGPALISLYLSFTDFDMLQSPRWVGISNYVRIATADPKFSAAMHVTLTYVVFSVPFKLTFALLVAMALNRGLRGLTFYRAIFYLPSLLGGSVAIAVLWRQLFASDGLVNAALSQFGIEGPSWISHPNYSIYTLVALSVWQFGSPMIIFLAGLRQIPQDMYEAASLDGASKFRQFYKITLPLLTPVIFFNAVVQTIDAFKAFTPAFIISGGTGGPINSTLFYTLYLYQEAFGNFRMGYASALAWILVVIIAIFTAFSFLTSRYWVHYDD, encoded by the coding sequence ATGAGCAATGCGATGCGCACGCCCGCAGGGGCTATATCAGTGGAACGATATCAGGGGGCCGTGGCCGAGGGACGCTTCCGGCGTCTCTGGAACGCCAATGCTCCCGGCTATCTCTTCCTCCTGCCATGGCTTATCGGCTTTTTCGGGCTGACGCTGGGGCCGGCCCTGATTTCGCTCTACCTCTCCTTCACCGACTTCGACATGCTGCAGTCGCCGCGGTGGGTGGGTATTTCGAATTACGTGCGCATCGCCACGGCGGATCCGAAATTTTCGGCCGCCATGCACGTCACCCTGACTTATGTTGTCTTCTCGGTGCCGTTCAAACTGACCTTCGCCTTGCTGGTTGCCATGGCTTTGAATCGTGGCCTGCGCGGGCTGACCTTCTATCGCGCCATCTTCTACCTCCCTTCGTTGCTGGGTGGCAGCGTGGCGATCGCCGTGCTCTGGCGCCAGCTTTTCGCCAGCGATGGTCTCGTCAATGCCGCGCTCTCGCAGTTCGGTATAGAAGGTCCCAGCTGGATCTCGCATCCGAACTATTCGATCTACACGCTGGTGGCGCTGTCGGTCTGGCAGTTCGGCTCGCCGATGATCATCTTTCTCGCCGGTCTGCGCCAGATCCCGCAGGATATGTATGAAGCGGCAAGCCTCGACGGAGCCTCGAAATTCCGCCAGTTCTACAAGATCACCCTGCCGCTGCTCACCCCGGTCATCTTCTTCAACGCCGTGGTCCAGACAATCGACGCCTTCAAGGCATTCACCCCGGCCTTCATCATATCAGGCGGTACCGGCGGCCCGATCAACTCGACGCTGTTCTACACGCTCTACCTTTATCAGGAAGCCTTCGGCAATTTCCGCATGGGTTATGCCTCGGCGCTCGCCTGGATCCTGGTCGTGATCATCGCGATCTTCACGGCCTTTTCCTTCCTGACCTCGCGCTATTGGGTGCACTACGATGACTGA
- a CDS encoding Gfo/Idh/MocA family protein — MAVTGNSDMSIRTVAIVGCGIGRSHIVEGYLPHADKFKVVAICDLNEQRMASVGDEFGIERRTTSFAELLADETIDIIDICTPPGIHLEQVVAALAAGKHVVCEKPLTGSLAAVDTIMAAEKAAKGVLMPIFQYRYGDGIQKAKRIIDAGIAGKAYTASVETFWLRKPEYYAVPWRGKWATELGGVLVTHALHLHDMMMHLMGPAARVFGRVATRVNDIEVEDCASASLLMESGAFVSLSCTLGSQEQLSRLRLHFENVTFESSHEPYTPGKDPWKIIAANDDVQAKIDRVISDWQPVAPRFTTQMGQFHAFLSGHGPLPVTTVDARRALELVTAIYQSSDSGAEVPLPVGPDSPKYVDWRARTK; from the coding sequence ATGGCGGTCACGGGAAACAGTGACATGAGCATCAGAACGGTCGCGATCGTCGGCTGCGGTATCGGCCGCTCCCACATTGTCGAGGGTTATCTGCCGCATGCCGACAAGTTCAAGGTCGTGGCGATCTGCGACCTGAATGAGCAGCGCATGGCGTCAGTCGGCGACGAGTTCGGCATCGAGCGGCGCACCACCTCCTTTGCGGAGTTGCTCGCCGACGAAACGATCGACATCATCGATATCTGCACTCCGCCCGGCATCCATCTGGAACAGGTGGTGGCTGCCCTCGCTGCCGGCAAACATGTCGTTTGCGAAAAGCCGCTGACCGGCTCGCTTGCCGCCGTCGATACGATCATGGCAGCGGAGAAAGCCGCCAAAGGCGTGCTGATGCCGATCTTCCAGTATCGCTACGGCGACGGCATCCAGAAGGCCAAGCGGATTATCGACGCCGGCATTGCCGGCAAGGCCTACACGGCTTCGGTCGAAACCTTCTGGCTGCGCAAGCCCGAATATTACGCCGTGCCCTGGCGCGGCAAATGGGCGACGGAACTCGGCGGCGTGCTCGTCACCCATGCGCTGCATCTGCACGACATGATGATGCATCTGATGGGGCCGGCGGCAAGGGTCTTCGGCCGTGTCGCCACCCGCGTCAACGATATCGAGGTCGAGGATTGCGCCTCCGCCAGCCTGCTGATGGAAAGCGGCGCCTTCGTCTCGCTGTCCTGCACGCTGGGTTCGCAGGAACAGTTGAGCCGGCTGAGGCTGCACTTCGAGAATGTTACCTTCGAAAGCAGCCATGAGCCCTATACGCCAGGTAAGGATCCTTGGAAGATCATCGCCGCCAATGACGACGTGCAGGCAAAGATCGACCGGGTGATCAGCGACTGGCAGCCGGTCGCGCCGCGTTTCACTACCCAGATGGGCCAGTTTCACGCCTTCCTCAGCGGCCATGGGCCGCTGCCGGTGACGACGGTGGATGCACGCCGCGCGCTGGAACTCGTCACCGCCATCTACCAGTCTTCCGACAGCGGCGCCGAAGTGCCGCTGCCGGTCGGCCCGGACAGTCCGAAATACGTCGATTGGCGTGCAAGAACGAAGTAA
- a CDS encoding GcvT family protein, which yields MTRQLPKTAKAVVIGGGIIGCSTAYHLGKLGWTDTVLLERKKLTSGTTFHAAGLVGQLRTSANITQLLGYSVDLYKRLEEETGLGTGWKMNGGLRLACNEERWTEVRRQATTAQSFGLEMQLLTPQEAFDLWPLMTTDDLVGAAFLPTDGQANPSDITQALAKGARLSGVSIFEDTEVLDLEIDKGRIRAVVTAEGRIECERIVVCAGQWTRTFAARFGVNVPLVSVEHQYIITESFGVPSNLPTLRDPDRLTYYKEEVGGIVMGGYEPNPIAWAEKGIPEGFHYTLLDSNFDHFEQIMEQALGRVPALENVGVKQLLNGPESFTPDGNFILGEAPELKNFFVGAGFNAFGIASAGGAGMALAEWVTKGEPPYDLWPVDIRRFGRPHFDTDWVRTRTLEAYGKHYTMAWPFEEHSSGRPCRKSPLYDRLKAQGACFGEKLGWERPNWFADLFANEEPRDVYSYTRQNWFDAVGREHKAVREAAVIFDQTSFAKFVLKGRDAEAALSWIAANDVARPVGSLIYTQMLNDKGGIECDLTVARIAEDEYYIVTGTGFATHDFNWIARNIPTEMHAELVDVTSAYSVLSLMGPNARAVLEQVTGSDVSNAAFPFGQVRTIGISGCPVRALRITYVGELGYELHVPIEYATTVYDLLMTSGSKLGLVNAGYRAIESCRLEKGYRAWGSDIGPDHTPVEAGLGWAVKIRKSIPFRGREAIERQLKEGVKKRLACFVPDDPDTVLLGRETIYRNGKRVGWLSSGGFGYTLGKPIGYGYIRNADGVTEDFILSGTYELDVARERIPCKVSLAPLYDPGMVRVKA from the coding sequence ATGACGAGACAATTACCGAAGACGGCGAAAGCCGTTGTCATCGGCGGTGGCATCATCGGCTGCTCGACAGCCTATCATCTCGGCAAGCTCGGCTGGACCGATACCGTGCTGCTGGAGCGCAAGAAGCTCACATCCGGGACCACCTTCCATGCCGCCGGCCTCGTCGGCCAGCTGCGCACCAGCGCTAATATCACCCAGCTGCTCGGCTATTCCGTTGATCTCTATAAGCGCCTTGAAGAGGAAACCGGCCTCGGCACCGGCTGGAAAATGAATGGCGGCCTGCGCCTTGCCTGCAACGAGGAGCGCTGGACGGAGGTCAGGCGCCAGGCGACCACCGCGCAGTCCTTCGGCCTCGAAATGCAGTTGCTGACGCCGCAGGAGGCCTTCGATCTCTGGCCGCTGATGACGACAGACGATCTCGTCGGCGCCGCCTTCCTTCCCACAGACGGCCAGGCCAACCCCTCCGACATCACCCAGGCGCTGGCAAAGGGCGCCCGTTTGTCCGGCGTTTCGATCTTCGAGGATACCGAAGTTCTCGATCTCGAGATCGACAAGGGACGAATCCGCGCCGTCGTCACGGCTGAAGGCCGCATCGAATGCGAGCGGATCGTCGTCTGTGCCGGCCAATGGACGCGCACCTTCGCCGCACGCTTCGGCGTCAACGTGCCTTTGGTCTCGGTCGAGCATCAATATATCATCACCGAATCCTTCGGCGTCCCCTCCAACCTGCCGACGCTGCGCGATCCCGATCGCCTGACCTATTACAAGGAGGAGGTCGGCGGCATCGTCATGGGCGGCTATGAGCCGAACCCCATCGCCTGGGCGGAGAAAGGCATTCCCGAGGGTTTCCACTACACGCTGCTGGACAGCAATTTCGACCATTTCGAGCAGATCATGGAACAGGCGCTCGGCCGCGTTCCGGCGCTGGAGAATGTCGGCGTCAAACAACTGCTGAACGGCCCGGAAAGTTTTACACCGGACGGCAATTTCATTCTCGGCGAGGCGCCTGAACTGAAGAATTTCTTCGTCGGTGCCGGTTTCAATGCCTTCGGTATCGCCTCTGCCGGCGGCGCCGGCATGGCGCTTGCCGAATGGGTGACGAAGGGCGAGCCGCCCTACGATCTCTGGCCGGTCGATATCCGCCGTTTCGGCCGGCCGCATTTCGATACCGACTGGGTGCGCACCCGCACACTCGAAGCTTACGGCAAACACTACACCATGGCCTGGCCGTTCGAGGAGCATTCGAGCGGCCGCCCCTGCCGCAAGTCGCCGCTCTATGACCGGCTAAAGGCGCAGGGGGCCTGTTTCGGCGAAAAGCTCGGCTGGGAGCGGCCGAACTGGTTTGCCGATCTCTTCGCCAATGAGGAGCCGCGGGATGTCTACAGCTATACCAGGCAGAACTGGTTCGACGCCGTCGGCCGCGAGCACAAGGCAGTGCGCGAGGCGGCCGTCATCTTCGACCAGACCTCATTTGCCAAATTCGTGCTGAAGGGTAGGGATGCCGAGGCGGCACTCTCCTGGATCGCCGCCAACGATGTCGCCAGGCCCGTGGGATCGCTCATCTACACCCAGATGCTGAACGACAAGGGTGGCATCGAATGCGACCTGACCGTCGCCCGCATCGCCGAGGACGAATATTACATCGTCACCGGCACCGGCTTCGCCACCCATGACTTCAACTGGATCGCCCGCAATATTCCGACGGAGATGCATGCCGAACTGGTCGACGTCACCTCAGCCTATTCTGTGCTGTCGCTGATGGGACCGAATGCGCGCGCCGTACTGGAACAGGTGACTGGCAGCGATGTCTCCAATGCCGCCTTTCCCTTCGGCCAGGTCAGAACCATCGGCATATCAGGCTGCCCGGTGCGGGCCTTGCGTATCACCTATGTCGGCGAACTCGGCTACGAGCTGCATGTCCCCATCGAATACGCCACCACGGTCTATGATCTGCTGATGACATCAGGCAGCAAGCTCGGCCTCGTCAACGCCGGCTACCGCGCCATCGAAAGCTGCCGCCTGGAAAAGGGCTATCGCGCCTGGGGCTCGGATATCGGCCCCGACCATACGCCAGTTGAAGCCGGTCTTGGCTGGGCGGTGAAGATCAGGAAGAGCATTCCCTTCCGCGGCCGCGAGGCGATCGAGCGCCAGCTTAAGGAGGGTGTGAAGAAGCGCCTCGCCTGTTTCGTTCCTGACGATCCCGATACCGTGCTGCTCGGCCGCGAAACCATCTATCGCAACGGCAAACGTGTCGGCTGGCTATCGAGCGGCGGCTTCGGCTATACGCTCGGCAAGCCAATCGGCTACGGCTACATCCGCAATGCCGACGGCGTGACGGAAGATTTCATCCTCTCCGGCACCTATGAACTCGATGTCGCCAGGGAGCGCATCCCTTGCAAGGTGTCGCTGGCGCCGCTTTACGATCCTGGTATGGTGCGGGTGAAGGCTTGA
- a CDS encoding phosphotransferase — protein MTPEDRIHALGIWQGPIEIAPISGGITNRNYLVSDAVARCVVRLGTDIPIHHISRQNELAASRAAHAAGISPAVIHHSPGVLVLDYIEAKALCPEDIRAPDMLARVLSLVRACHHDIARHFRGQAMIFWVFHVIRDYAASLKEAGSPYLPLLPALIAKAEALEQAAGPFEIAFGHNDLLAANFLDDGKRLWLIDWDYAGFNTPLFDLGGLASNNEFSQAAEQMMLESYFDRPLTDDLSRRYAAMKCASLLRETLWSMISEIHSTIQFDYAAYTAENLARFERAYQAFERKR, from the coding sequence ATGACGCCTGAAGATAGGATTCATGCGCTCGGCATCTGGCAGGGCCCGATCGAAATTGCGCCGATCTCAGGCGGCATCACCAATCGGAATTATCTGGTCAGCGATGCCGTCGCGCGTTGTGTGGTGAGGCTCGGCACCGATATCCCGATCCATCACATCAGCAGGCAGAACGAGCTTGCCGCCAGCCGTGCGGCCCATGCCGCCGGCATATCGCCTGCCGTCATCCACCATTCGCCCGGTGTTCTGGTGCTCGACTATATCGAGGCGAAGGCGCTTTGCCCGGAGGATATCAGGGCGCCTGATATGCTCGCCCGGGTCTTGTCCCTGGTGCGCGCCTGCCACCATGATATCGCCCGGCATTTCCGCGGCCAGGCGATGATCTTCTGGGTCTTCCACGTCATCCGTGACTATGCCGCCAGCCTGAAGGAGGCGGGCAGCCCCTATCTGCCGCTGTTGCCGGCGCTGATCGCCAAGGCCGAGGCGCTGGAGCAGGCGGCAGGGCCGTTCGAGATCGCCTTCGGCCACAACGATCTTCTCGCCGCCAACTTTCTCGACGACGGCAAGCGGCTCTGGCTGATCGACTGGGACTATGCCGGCTTCAACACGCCGCTGTTCGATCTCGGCGGATTGGCCTCCAACAACGAGTTTTCGCAAGCCGCCGAGCAGATGATGCTGGAGAGCTATTTCGACCGGCCGTTGACCGATGATCTCAGCCGCCGTTACGCCGCGATGAAATGCGCCTCGCTGTTGCGCGAGACGCTCTGGAGCATGATTTCGGAAATCCACTCCACCATCCAATTCGACTACGCCGCCTATACGGCCGAAAACCTCGCGCGTTTCGAGCGCGCCTACCAAGCCTTTGAACGGAAACGATAA
- a CDS encoding ABC transporter ATP-binding protein yields the protein MATSVVLQKVEKRYGSLDVIHGIDLTIDPGEFVVFVGPSGCGKSTLLRMIAGLEEITGGGLLLDNERMNEVAPAKRGIAMVFQSYALYPHMSVYKNLAFGLETAGYKKADIQPKVKRAAEILQIEKLLERKPKALSGGQRQRVAIGRAIVREPRIFLFDEPLSNLDAELRVQMRVEISRLHRQLGNTMIYVTHDQVEAMTMADKIVVLNSGRIEQVGAPLDLYNNPANRFVAGFIGSPKMNFLKARIEQVGETETSIHVCGNSVRLPRRLKGEAGQDVTFGIRPEHLSLTEGAITLSTVNVDLVENLGGATMLYTTTPDGQLLTVALDGQQKVERGANVKTFFDPVRCHVFDGSGKTI from the coding sequence ATGGCAACCAGTGTCGTTCTTCAGAAGGTCGAGAAGCGCTACGGCTCGCTGGATGTGATCCATGGCATCGACCTGACGATCGATCCCGGCGAATTCGTCGTTTTTGTCGGTCCCTCCGGCTGCGGAAAATCGACCCTTCTGCGGATGATCGCCGGCCTCGAGGAAATCACCGGCGGCGGGCTGCTGCTCGACAACGAGCGCATGAACGAGGTGGCGCCCGCCAAGCGCGGCATCGCCATGGTTTTCCAGTCCTATGCCCTCTATCCCCATATGTCGGTTTACAAAAACCTCGCCTTCGGCCTGGAGACGGCGGGTTACAAGAAGGCCGATATCCAGCCGAAGGTCAAACGCGCCGCCGAGATCCTGCAGATCGAGAAGCTCCTGGAGCGCAAGCCGAAGGCGCTTTCCGGCGGCCAGCGCCAGCGTGTGGCGATCGGCCGGGCCATCGTGCGCGAGCCGCGCATCTTCCTGTTCGACGAACCGCTGTCGAATCTCGATGCGGAACTGCGTGTGCAGATGCGCGTCGAGATTTCCCGCCTGCACCGTCAGCTTGGCAACACGATGATCTATGTCACCCATGACCAGGTCGAAGCCATGACGATGGCTGACAAGATCGTCGTATTGAATTCCGGCCGTATCGAACAGGTCGGCGCGCCGCTCGATCTTTACAACAATCCGGCCAACCGTTTCGTTGCCGGCTTTATCGGCAGCCCGAAGATGAATTTTCTGAAGGCCCGCATCGAGCAGGTCGGCGAGACGGAAACCAGCATCCATGTCTGCGGCAATTCCGTCCGCCTGCCACGTCGGCTGAAAGGCGAAGCCGGCCAGGATGTCACCTTCGGCATCCGCCCCGAGCATCTTTCCCTTACGGAGGGCGCCATTACGCTGTCGACCGTCAACGTGGATCTGGTCGAAAATCTCGGCGGCGCCACCATGCTCTACACCACGACGCCGGATGGCCAGCTCCTGACCGTCGCCCTCGACGGCCAGCAGAAGGTCGAGCGCGGCGCCAATGTGAAGACCTTCTTCGACCCGGTCCGCTGTCATGTCTTCGATGGCTCCGGCAAGACCATCTAA
- a CDS encoding mannitol dehydrogenase family protein: MSERLQTLSGLAPTAKLPAYDRSRLKSGILHLGPGAFFRAHFAPFTDGALAADGGDWGIEVASLRTPDVADNLSAQNGLYTTLIRDTSGTTAEVIGSILKAHVAPRDPAGLLARLEDPDIRIVSMTVTEKAYGFDPATGGLDLKHPDIVADLANRHAPRGVIGYLVEGLARRRQKGIAPFTPLSCDNLPSNGAVLKRLVLEFTSRIDADLHRWIEANVPFPSTMVDRITPASTEATYADAERLTGRADMAAIETEPFTQWVIEDHFADGRPAWEKVRGALMVEDVSAYEKMKLRMLNGAHSLLAYLGYIGGYEFIRDVMDDAALAALAYRHMHAAARTLDPVPGIDLDDYANELIARFANKAIAHRTYQIAMDGTQKLPQRLLEPACEALAHGDRAETYAIAVAAWMRYALGEHGNGERYELRDPRAAEIAALIADVPRTGPAISAALFALPGLFPSALTGHRAWTQDVSDKLEILIQDDRLPLF, from the coding sequence GTGAGCGAACGACTGCAGACCCTTTCCGGCCTCGCCCCGACGGCGAAGCTTCCCGCCTATGATCGCAGCCGGCTGAAAAGCGGCATCCTGCATCTGGGTCCCGGCGCCTTTTTTCGCGCGCATTTCGCGCCGTTTACCGATGGCGCGCTGGCAGCCGACGGCGGCGACTGGGGCATCGAGGTGGCAAGCCTGCGCACGCCCGATGTCGCCGACAATCTGAGTGCCCAGAACGGGCTTTACACGACGTTGATCCGCGACACTTCGGGCACGACGGCTGAGGTGATCGGCTCGATCCTGAAGGCGCATGTGGCGCCGCGCGATCCGGCCGGCCTGCTGGCGCGGCTCGAAGATCCCGATATCCGCATCGTCAGCATGACGGTGACGGAAAAGGCCTATGGTTTCGATCCGGCAACCGGCGGCCTCGATCTCAAACATCCCGATATCGTCGCCGACCTCGCCAACCGCCATGCGCCGCGCGGCGTCATCGGCTATCTCGTCGAAGGCCTCGCACGCCGCCGGCAGAAGGGCATCGCCCCCTTTACGCCGCTGAGCTGCGACAACCTGCCGAGCAACGGCGCCGTTCTGAAACGCCTGGTGCTCGAATTCACCTCCCGTATCGATGCTGATCTGCACCGGTGGATCGAAGCGAATGTGCCCTTCCCGTCGACAATGGTCGACCGCATCACGCCGGCAAGCACCGAGGCGACTTATGCCGATGCCGAGCGGCTGACGGGGCGCGCGGATATGGCGGCGATCGAGACGGAGCCCTTTACGCAATGGGTTATCGAAGATCATTTCGCCGATGGCCGTCCGGCCTGGGAAAAGGTGCGCGGCGCGCTGATGGTCGAAGACGTCTCGGCCTATGAGAAAATGAAACTCCGGATGCTGAACGGCGCCCATTCGCTGCTCGCCTATCTCGGTTATATCGGCGGCTATGAATTCATCCGCGATGTGATGGATGATGCCGCCCTGGCAGCGCTTGCCTACCGCCACATGCATGCGGCGGCGAGAACGCTCGATCCGGTTCCCGGCATCGATCTCGACGACTATGCCAATGAATTGATAGCACGCTTTGCAAACAAGGCGATTGCGCATCGCACCTATCAGATCGCCATGGACGGCACGCAGAAACTGCCGCAGCGGCTGCTGGAACCGGCATGCGAAGCGCTGGCGCATGGCGACCGGGCGGAGACCTATGCGATCGCCGTTGCGGCATGGATGCGTTATGCGCTCGGCGAGCACGGCAACGGCGAGCGCTACGAGCTGCGCGATCCCCGTGCGGCGGAGATCGCCGCGCTGATCGCCGATGTCCCGCGCACGGGTCCTGCGATTTCGGCGGCGCTTTTTGCCCTGCCCGGACTTTTCCCCTCGGCGTTGACCGGACATCGGGCGTGGACGCAGGATGTGTCGGACAAGCTGGAAATTCTGATCCAGGATGATCGGCTGCCGTTGTTTTGA
- a CDS encoding ABC transporter substrate-binding protein yields MSLRVSRRNFMAGGATLLSLSALGTSAFAQEKRLRLLWWGSQPRADRTNKVSQLYQTKNAGTSITGEFLGWGDYWPRLATQVAGRNAPDVIQMDYRYIVQYARRGALAPLESYMPAKLNLDDFDKAQIEGGSVDGHLYGVSLGANSAATVLNTTAFKEAGVDLPTQATTWEEFGRMGTEITKAGKRKGMFGLADGSGGEPLFENWLRQRGKGLYTADGKIAFDVDDASEWYDMWAKFRESGACVPADVQALDKNDIETNTVSLGKSAAGFAHSNQFVAYQAMNKDKLALTNYMRIKADSKGGHYRKPSMFFSVSAQSKAIDLAVDYINFFVKNPEAVLLLDVERGIPESAAMREVVAAKLDENGKVALAYVSGLGDLAGKLPPPPPAGAGEGELMLRNIAEQVGFGQLSPSDGGKQLVTEITQILARG; encoded by the coding sequence AAAGCGCTTGCGCCTCCTGTGGTGGGGCTCGCAGCCGCGCGCCGACCGCACCAACAAGGTGTCCCAGCTCTATCAGACGAAGAATGCCGGTACGTCGATCACCGGCGAATTCCTCGGTTGGGGCGATTACTGGCCGCGCCTTGCGACCCAGGTCGCCGGCCGCAACGCGCCCGACGTCATCCAGATGGATTATCGCTATATCGTTCAGTATGCACGGCGCGGCGCACTCGCACCGCTTGAATCCTATATGCCGGCCAAGCTCAACCTTGACGATTTCGACAAGGCGCAGATCGAAGGCGGCAGCGTCGACGGCCATCTCTATGGCGTCAGCCTGGGTGCAAACTCGGCCGCGACGGTGCTGAACACCACCGCCTTCAAGGAAGCCGGGGTCGATCTGCCGACACAGGCGACCACCTGGGAAGAATTCGGCCGCATGGGTACGGAGATCACCAAGGCAGGCAAACGCAAGGGCATGTTCGGCCTCGCCGACGGCAGTGGCGGTGAACCGCTGTTCGAAAACTGGCTGCGCCAGCGCGGCAAGGGCCTTTATACCGCCGACGGCAAGATCGCCTTCGACGTCGACGATGCATCGGAATGGTACGACATGTGGGCCAAGTTCCGTGAGTCCGGCGCCTGCGTTCCTGCCGACGTCCAGGCGCTCGACAAGAACGACATCGAAACCAACACGGTATCGCTCGGCAAGTCCGCGGCCGGTTTTGCCCATTCCAACCAGTTCGTCGCCTATCAGGCCATGAACAAGGACAAGCTGGCGCTCACCAACTACATGCGCATCAAGGCGGATTCGAAGGGCGGCCACTATCGCAAGCCTTCGATGTTCTTCTCGGTCTCGGCCCAGTCGAAAGCGATCGACTTGGCAGTGGATTACATCAACTTCTTCGTCAAGAACCCCGAAGCAGTGCTGCTCCTGGATGTCGAACGCGGCATTCCGGAATCGGCCGCCATGCGCGAGGTCGTCGCGGCGAAACTCGACGAGAACGGCAAGGTCGCGTTGGCCTATGTCAGCGGTCTCGGCGATCTTGCCGGCAAATTGCCGCCGCCGCCGCCGGCCGGGGCCGGTGAAGGCGAGCTGATGCTGCGCAACATCGCCGAACAGGTCGGCTTCGGCCAGCTATCTCCTTCCGATGGCGGCAAACAGCTTGTCACCGAAATCACGCAGATTCTCGCACGAGGCTGA
- a CDS encoding carbohydrate ABC transporter permease, with protein MTEMTASVTAARPPSDITKRSLPASLVIHALLIAASILMVYPLLWMVSASVRPETEIFSSTSLIPSSIDFSSYARGWVGLDVSFGRFFWNSLVISLLVVTGNVIACSLTAFAFARLRFAGRNFWFAIMLGTLMIPYHVTLIPQYVLFLNLGWVNTILPLVVPKFLASDAFFIFLMVQFFRGIPRELDEAAMMDGCSAWRIYWKIMLPLSLPVLATAAIFSFIWTWDDFFGPLIYLNDMNTYTIQLGLRTFVDSTSASDWGGLFAMSTLTLVPVFFFFLFFQRLLIEGIATTGMKR; from the coding sequence ATGACTGAGATGACCGCTTCCGTCACTGCGGCCAGGCCGCCATCGGACATCACCAAACGCAGCCTGCCGGCGTCGCTTGTCATCCACGCACTATTGATCGCCGCATCGATTCTGATGGTCTATCCGCTTTTGTGGATGGTTTCGGCATCGGTCAGGCCGGAAACCGAGATTTTCTCCTCGACCTCGCTTATCCCGTCGTCGATCGATTTTTCCTCTTATGCGCGCGGCTGGGTCGGTCTCGATGTCAGCTTCGGCCGGTTCTTCTGGAATTCGCTCGTCATTTCGCTGCTGGTGGTGACGGGCAATGTCATCGCCTGCTCGCTGACGGCCTTCGCCTTTGCGCGACTGCGTTTCGCCGGCCGCAATTTCTGGTTCGCGATCATGCTCGGCACGCTGATGATTCCCTATCACGTGACGCTGATCCCGCAATATGTGCTCTTCCTCAACCTCGGCTGGGTCAACACCATCCTGCCGCTCGTCGTGCCGAAGTTCCTGGCAAGCGATGCCTTCTTTATCTTCCTGATGGTGCAGTTCTTCCGCGGCATCCCGCGCGAACTCGACGAAGCCGCTATGATGGACGGCTGCAGCGCCTGGCGCATCTACTGGAAGATCATGCTGCCGCTGTCGCTGCCGGTTCTGGCAACGGCCGCCATCTTCTCCTTCATCTGGACCTGGGACGATTTCTTCGGTCCGCTGATCTACCTGAACGACATGAATACCTACACGATCCAGCTCGGCCTGCGCACCTTCGTGGATTCCACCAGCGCATCGGATTGGGGCGGCTTGTTCGCCATGTCGACGCTGACGCTCGTGCCGGTGTTCTTCTTCTTCCTGTTCTTCCAGCGCCTGCTGATCGAAGGCATCGCCACCACGGGTATGAAGCGTTGA